gtttgtccctgttggttcctgtttgtccctgttggttcctgtttgtccctgttggttcctgttttctccctgttggttcctgtttactccctgttggtccctgtttactccctgttggttcctgtttgtccctgttggtccctgttggttcttgtttctccctgtttctccctgttggttcctgtttctccctgttggttcctgtttctccctgttggttcctgtttactccctgttggttcctgtttactccctgttggttcctgtttactccctgttggttcctgtttactccctgttggttcctgtttactccctgttggttcctgtttacttcctgttggttcctgtttctccctgttggttcctgtttctccctgttggttcctgtttctccctgttggttcctgtttttccctgttggttcctgtttttccctgttggttcctgtttgtccctgtgtgttcctgtttctccctgttggtccctgtttctccctgttggtccctgtttactccctgttggttcctgtttgtccctgtttctccctgttggtccctgttggtccctgttggttcctgtttctccctgttggttcctgtttctccctgttggttcctgtttctccctgttggtccctgttggtctctgtttctccctgttggttcctgtttctccctgtttctccctgttggttcctgtttctccctgttggttcctgtttctccctgttggttcctgtttctccccgtttctccctgtttctctctgttggttcctgtttctctctgttggttcctgtttctccctgttggttcctgtttctccctgttggttcctgtttctccctgttggttcctgtttctccctgttggtccctgttggttcctgttggtccctgttggttcctgtttctccctgttggttcctgtttctccctgttggtcccggttggttcctgtttctcccggttggttcctgtttctccctgttggttcctgtttactccctgttggttcctgtttctccctgttggttcctgtttctccctgttggttcctgtttctccctgtttcctgtttctccctgttggttcctgtttctccctgttggttcctgtttctccctgttggttcctgtttctccctgttggtccctgttggTTCCTATTTACTCCCTGTTGgtttctgtttctccctgttggttcctgtttctctgttggccctgttggttcctgtttactccctgatggttcctgtttctccctgttgctccctgtttctccccgttggtctctgttggttcctgtttctccctgtctctccctgttggttcctgtttctccctgttggttcctgtttctccctgttggttcctgtttctccctgttggttcctgtttattCCCTgatggttcctgtttctccctgttgctccctgtttctccctgttggtctctgttggttcctgtttactccctgttggtccctgttggtccctgttggttcctgtttctccctgttggttcctgtttctccctgttggtccctgttggtccctgttggttcctgttggttcctgtttactccctgttggttcctgtttctccctgttggttcctgtttctccctgttggttcctgtttttccctgttggttcctgtttttccctgttggttcctgtttttccctgttggttcctgtttttccctgttggttcctgtttgtccctgttggttcctgttgattcctgtttctccctgttggttcctgtttctccctgttggttcctgtttactccctgttggttcctgttggtccctgtttctccctgttggtccctgtttactccctgttggttcctgtttactccctgttggttcctgtttttccctgtttctccctgtttgtccctgtttctccctgttggttcctgtttactccctgttggttcctgtttactccctgttggttcctgtttttccctgttggttcctgtttgtccctgtttctccctgttggttcctgtttctccctgttggtccctgttggttcctgtttctccctgtttgtTCCTGTTGGCCCCTGTGGCTTTAGGATCATATTGGTTTATTTAGTGATGGATTCAGGATCAGGAGGCTCCAGTTTCAAAACCAAGGGAATATATTTACTATTTGATTGCATTGATACCTAACTAGATGGGTGTGTTTTGAACGATTGGCAGTGACATGTTTGGGTTACTGGGCTAAGGCTAAGCTAGATGTTGTGGTCATGCAGTGATAAAGACCATGGTGTACGAGAGACCCACAAACACTTGCCTAATAACCCACTGCTGTGACATATGTGACCCCTCACCTGGATTCAGTCtttgtagcaacatttgaaattttgttttttacattggataaaagtagagactggTTTATCAGCTAAATTTATCATACAcagcatttgaggaacaatggaaaagtaattctgctttgaaagttgatcaagttgtaaactcacttttgaggaAATGGCCTTTGTCTGTTTAtgtatctagtgaagagctcttcttaTACTGCTTGGCTTCACAAGTAACATTGTACCTCAATACTACAGTCAGCGTTAAACATTCTAACCACAGAAAGTTTTACATTCTAACATACCACTCTGTTCAGACTTTATGTTTGAGTTTTTATACATGGCAAATTATACAATCATTTACACCGCACATCTTCCATCTTACAATGAATACAGTCATCTTTATAAATCAGCCCATACATCATTCCTTTCATTTATGGCCATACTGCTCACAGCTATCCAATCCtttcagatctacaggagtgttgtagaggaggagggtctaggggGTCCTGTCGTAGGGGTCATGTCGTAGGGAGGAGGGTCTAGTGGTCATGTCGTAGAGGAGGAGGGTCTAATGGTCATGTCGTACAGAGGAGGGTCTAGTGGTTATGTCGTGGGAGGAGGGGTCATGTCGTAGGGAGGAGGGTCTAGGTGTCATGTCgtagaggaggagggtctagAGGTCATGTCgtagaggaggagggtctaggggTCATGTCGTACAGAGGAGGGTCTAGGGGTCATGTCCCAGAGGAGGAGGGTCGAGGGGGTCGTGTCCTTAAGTCTTACTGCCCCTGAGGAAGAGGTAGGGCTTCTCCACCAACACGGTCAGCACATAGCCAATCACCACCGTCAGAATCATGTGACCCAGGAACAGATAGAACTGAGGAGGAAGAAAACAAAGGAAAACAACACCATGTGATCATCTCCAGAAGAGCAGGAAAATGCATCTCCTTCAAGCATAATGTTCTATTATGATCTACAGTAGTAGGCCTGTCCTAGATCTGTTTGTGCGTTCTTGCTAACTCAAGTCACTGCCATACCAGAAATGTTTGGCATGATAACAACCATGGAAGAAGTTGGCAACGCAGCAGACACTTATCTGGGTCTAGGTTAACTACTGTGTGAAATACTTACAAAGTTCATGTCTGTGTAGTGTATAGGAGTCTCCTGTTTGCCGTTGTATAGTATAATAAGAACAGGATGGATCAGGTAGCAGGCAAAGCTGATGTTGGACAGAGGAACCCACAGATTTAGTGACAGGAGGTTATCAACAaatcctggagagagagagagggacagaatatACAGCATGTGAGAGAGACACTGGGTAGTTACTGGAGACTGGGTAGTTACTGGAGACTGGGGAGTTACTGGAGACTGGGGAGTTACTGGAGACTGGGGAGTTACTGGAGACTGGGGAGTTACTGGAGACTGGGGAGTTACTGGAGACTGGGGAGTTACTGGAGACTGGGGAGTTACTGGAGACTGGGGAGttactggagactggagactggggagtTACTGGAGACTGGGGAGTTACTGGAGACTGGGGAGTTACTGGAGACTGGGGAGTTACTGGAGACTGGGGAGTTACTGGAGATAGGGTTGTTTTTTTAAGGGCAGGAATGTTACCTGACCACATGAGGAAAAACTCTGATCCTTTGCTAAAGGATGTAACTAAGACTCTTACATAGAAAACGACTAGGGATCATCATTTTTACTGGTCAGATCAAATGGTCAGCAAAGACTCCTGGCCCTAGATCTGTTCACAATAGTATGTCTGGGACTTGTGGTAGGTGGGTTGTCAGTGCTCAGGTCTCACCTCCATATCCCTCCTCACAGGCCAGTATGATCCAGGCCACGGCCAGGGCCCAGAGGGAGCGATGGATCCCCTGGTAGAGGGCGTGAGGCGCGGACGGCTGGGGTGGGACATCCCGGAGGACATAGGCCAATCCTACCAATATCGCCATGACTGACAGGCAGCAGAACCAACCTACTGCAGCCTGCCACTGAGTTGttacacaggagaggagaggagaggagaggagaggagaggagaggagaggagaggagaggagaggagagggagaggaggagaggagaggagaggagagatgttatTGAAACgaaacagggctgtagtgttAAAAATAACACAGGTAGGTAAACGTTAATGCAAAAAACAACACATATATAGCATTAAAAGGTGGGGAAACCCTGTTCACAACATTTTAAAGGTAGGTAACTGAGTGTTAAGCAGTTAAAGATTATTCAGTTAATTCAAATTATTACCTGATGTTTTAAAAGGTGGCCTTTCTTAGTTGTCATGCTTATCCCTGCCAGGATCCCGATCAGGTAGGGCCCGTATCTGGTGTAGGGTTTATTGTAGTAATACTGGAAGTAGTTTTCATATTTTCTGGACCATATACAACATAAACGATAATGGCAGTGTTGGAACAGAATACATATTATACTGGACATTGTGGGTGTTGATCTGGTTTGAGTtgatataatatgacattttctTACAAATAATGTTTTAATGATTTATGTAGGTCTTGTAATGGGTCAATGAAAGCTTCATTATGCTTTTATAATGATTAATTATTGTTAAAGTGTTATCACTTGATCTTACAGTGTGGTATTCTGGGTAATTTACAGTGTGGTAGTCTGGGTAACTTACAGTGTGGTAGTCTGGGTAATTTACAGTGTGGTAGTCTGGGTAACTTACAGTGTGGTAGTCTGGGTAACTTACAGTGTGGTAGTCTGGGTAATTTACAGTGTGGTAGTCTGGGTAACTTACAATGTGGTATTCTGGGTCATTTACAATGTGGTAGGCTGGGTAATTTACAGTGTGGTATTCTGGGTAATTTACAGTGTGGTAGGCAGGGTAATATACAGTGTGGTATTCTGGGTAACTTACAGTGTGGTATTCTGGGTAACTTACAGTGTGGTATTCTGGGTAATTTACAGTGTGGTATTCTGGGTAATTTACAGTGTGGTATTCTGGGTAACTTACAGTGTGGTAGTCTGGGTAACTTACAGTGTGGTAGTCTGTGTAACTTACAGTGTGGTAGTCTGGGTAATATACAGTGTGGTAGTCTGGGTAACTTACAGTGTGGTAGTCTGGGTAATTTACAGTGTGGTAGTCTGGGTAATTTACAGTGTGGTAGTCTGGGTAACTTACAGTGTGGTAGTCTGGGTAACTTACAGTGTGGTAGTCTGGGTAACTTACAGTGTGGTAGTCTGGGTAACTTACAGTGTGGTAGTCTGGGTAACTTACAGTGTGGTAGTCTGGGTAATTTACAGTGTGGTATTCTGGGTAATTTACAGTGTGGTATTCTGGGTAATTTACAGTGTGGTAGTCTGGGTAATTTACAGTGTGGTATTCTGGGTAATTTACAGTGTGGTAGGCTGGTGAACTGGGAGGTGCAGTAGGGCAGTGAGAACAGCGCTAGTCAGACTGGACAGAAACAGCAGAGCTGAAGCCACACCAACCAGAACTCCTTTGTTCCtgaaagacaacagagagaagaacatTTATTGAGAAAGAAATAGAATGATCATTAGAATAGCCATTTTGCATTGTGAATGACTTACAGCCTATAGAGGTAGATGAGCAGGGGGGTTGTTGCATAGAACTGGAAATCCAGGGACAGATACCAGGTCCATGGAGCACACTGTAGAGACAGATGACCTCTGCATTATCTCAGTCATAACCAACAGTCATAGATAATGACAGATGACCTCTGCATTATCTCAGTCATAACCAACAGTCATAGATAATGACAGATGACCTCTGCATTATCTCAGTCATAAACAACAGTCATAGATAATGACAGATGACCTCTGCATTATCTCAGTCATAACCAACAGTCATAGATAATGACAGATGACCTCTGCATTATCTCAGTCATAACCAACAGTCATAGATAATGACAGATGACCTCTGCATTATCTCAGTCATAACCAACAGTCatagataatgacagtagagtagtaagctagggttagggttaaggttaggttagagtagtgtttagggtcagggtcaggggtcatTCTCACTATGTCAAATGGTGGTGAAGAGGTTGTTGACCAGTagtaagctagggttagggttaaggttaggttaggggttagagtagtggttaggttaggggttaggtttagtgtagTGGTTAGGGTCAGGGGTCGGGGTCATTCTCACTATGTCAGTGATGGTGAAGAGGTTGTTGACCAGTAGCAGGTTGGACCACCAGTACTTTTTACAGTTGATGATCTCATCTTCGGCGATGAACCAGAATGCACCTCTCTGGACCACGGAGAAGAGGCCGATAGCGAGACACAcgatgaagaggtgcagcggcTGGACTCTGGGAGGGAGGGCAGGACAATAACAAATCAACAACGATCAGCAAAGAAGAGCACAAAACATACAGCAGATTGGTGTTGTGGTTCTTTAAACAGAATGTAATGATTTCAGTGATCCAGGTCACCCTTACACATAGCATTCAGGGTctctcctggttaaataaaagttgaGGACTGATGGAGATACCTTTTAAACCTCTTGAAGAGGAAGTTGGCGACCAGACCTGGACTCAGTTTGTCCTCCGCTCTCTGAATGGACCCCAGCAGGGACCTTGCACTCAAAAGACCTCTGGGACACGGACCAGACAGGTGCAGATCAGTGATTACTTCAAGGAAGATGAGGAAGGAAGGATGCATATATGCTgtacattcttagaaaaaaagggttcttcatctttccccataggagaatcctttttggttccaggtagaaccattttggtttccatgtagaaccctctttagaaagggttctacatggaacacaaaagggttctacctgcaaccaaaaagtgttcttcaaaatgttctcctatggggacagccgaagaacactttaaggttctagatagaacAAAAATGTGCTAAGGGTGGAGTTGAGCTGGGCTGTGTTCTCACCCTAGGAGCAGAAAGGTATCCACAGCCAGATAAACAGGGCCACTGAAGCCAAACACATGCAGAGGGTTTTTCTCCACTGTCGCTTTCCATCTCTTTTCATTATCTGTAATCAGTTCATTGCACATCTGTAAACAGCTGATATTAATATCCAATTCATTCATCAAGTATTGTAGATAGGATAGTAATACCGTAAAAAATGATATCTAtcaaacaagcatttcgctacactcgcattaacatctgctaaccatgtgtatgtgacaaatacaatttgatttgatttgaaaaacaaTAATCAAACACTGAGTCTGAAATAGCCGCCTGTCCCTTTTAAAAGCTGGGCATCGGCACATATTTCAGTGAATAAACGGCTGTTTCAAATAAACGGAGGATCTAAATAAATGGTTTATGAGGTTACCATGGACACTACTCTGATATTCCCCGCAAAAGGCGACTCCGGGTGTCCAGCAAGATGATCAGGGTGAAAGCAAATTAGATCGTGAGTGACAGTGGGGCCTCTGACTTCGCTGCTAGTGCAGGCTGGCTTGACAAATTCCTAGAGCGCGATGGCTTTTCCTCAAGCACAATGGCTTTTCCTTAAGCACAATGAGTTTTCCTTAAGCACAATGGGTTTTCCTTAAGCACAATGGCTTTTCCTTAAGCACAATGGCTTTTCCTTAAGCACAATGGCTTTTCCTTAAGCACAATGGGTTTTCCTTAAGCACAATGGGTTTTCCTTAAGCATAATGGGTTTTCCTTAAGCACAATGGGTTTTCCTTAAGCACAATGGCTTTTCCTTAAGCACAATGGCTTTTCCTTAAGCACAATGGCTTTTCCTTAAGCACAATGGCTTTTCCTTAAGCACAATGGCTTTTCCTTACGCACAATGGCTTTTCCTTAAGCACAATGGCTTTTCCTTAAGCACAATGGCTTTTCCTTAAGCACAATGGGTTTTCCTTAAACACAATGGCTTTTCCTTAAGCACAATGGGTTTTCCTTAAGCACAATGGCTTTTCGTTAAGCACAATGGCTTTTCCTTAAGCACAATGGCTTAAGCACAATGGGTTTTCCTTAAGCACAATGGGTTTTCCTTAAGCACAATGGGTTTTCCTTAAACACAATGGCTTTTCCTTAAGCACAATGGGTTTTCCTTAAGCACAATGGCTTTTCGTTAAGCACAATGGCTTTTCCTTAAGCACAATGGCTTAAGCACAATGGGTTTTCCTTAAGCACAATGGGTTTTCCTTAAGCACAATGGCTTTTCCTTAAGCACAATGGCTTTTCCTTAAGCACAATGGGTTTTCCTTAAGCACAATGGGTTTTCCTTAAGCACAATGGGTTTTCCTTAAGCACAATGGCTTTTCCTTAAGCACAATGGCTTAAGCACAATGGGTTTTCCTTAAGCACAATGGGTTTTCCTTAAGCACAATGGCTTTTCCTTAAGCACAATGGCTTTTCCTTAAGCACAATGGCTTTTCCTTAAGCACAATGGCTTTTCCTTAAGCACAATGGCTTTTCCTTAAGCACAATGGCTTTTCCTTAAGCACGATGGCTTTTCCTTAAGCACGATGGCTTTTCCTTAAGCACGATGGCTATTCCTTAAGCACGATGGCTTTTCCTTAAGCACGATGGCTTTTCCTTAAGCACGATGGCTTTTCCTTAAGCACGATGGCTTTTCCTTAAGCACGATGGCTTTTCCTTAAGCACAATGGCTTTTCCTTAAGCACAATGGCTTTTCCTTAAGCACAATGGCTTTTCCTTAAGCACGATGGCTTTTCCTTAAGCACGATGGCTTTTCCTTAAGCACGATGGCTTTTCCTTAAGCGCGATGGCTTTTCCTTAAGCGCGATGGCTTTTCCTTAAGCGCGATGGCTTTTCCTTAAGCGCGATGGCTTTTCCTTAAGCGCGATGGCTTTTCCTTAAGCACGATGGCTTTTCCTTAAGTCACGATGGCACGATGGCTTTTCCTTAAGCACGATGGCTTTTCCTTAAGCACGATGGCTTTTCCTTAAGCACAATGGCTTTTCCTTAAGCACAATGGCTTTTCCTTAAGCACAATGGGTTTTCCTTAAGCACAATGGCTTTTCCTTAAGCACAATGGGTTTTCCTTAAGCACAATGGCTTTTCCTTAAGCACAATGGGTTTTCCTTAAGCACAATGGGTTCAAATTGAAGCATGTCTCTAATAAGCGGCAGTTGTGTTCATTGATTGAAGCAAATAAAAGTCTGGGCTGTTAAGGTAGACAGCAGTGTAATGAACCTTGCCTAGGTAAGCCTGTTACCATCCATCCCAAAGGGGCTAACCCTTATTGGAACAGTGGTTGGCAGGTCTGCCTACAAGCTGGGAGACGTGGGTTTGAGATCTGCAAGGGGTGTTTTACACTGTGGCCATTCGCAAGAATTCGCTACAGTACAGAGAATGATAATTTCCTCTGAGACATACCTAGGTTGTTCCAGGCGCTGAGCTGGACAGTGTGTCCACAGATTATCCATAGAAGGCTAAAGATGCGGATTCCATTCAGGGAGGAGTAGCCTCCACCTGGGCTAGCTGTAGAGAGGACCTCCTGGCTGCAGGCCTGGAAGGAGAAGGCCTGGAGCCACGAGTACATACAACCTGTCGGCAGGCAGCAGGagtgggttagttagttagttagttagttaggaaTGATGCACCAAATCAACCCAGTGTACAGTTTTTTTTGTTGATGTATGCAATGACACTTTTTCAcctgaaataaaacatatttttttctgaGATCAAAGTTCAGGAAACTATAAAGAGCTCCAGTAATGAATACATGTGAATAATATATCCTAGACAAAGCATCAGTAGTCCAGTGTGTTTGTAGATTTGCGGTGCAGACTATTCTAAAACATGTTGTACTTGCTCTTCTTACTGCCCCCCTCCttcacttcctcctcctctacttcctcctCTGTGTAGTGCTCCATCTGACTGTCCAGTTGTCCAGAGCAGCTGTTGTTACTGGACGTGCCATTAGACAGCAGCGTCCCATAGAGGTTTGGGTCCCTGGTTTTCAGAGAAGAAGACTCCACTCCAGGGCcgacctctctgtttctctgccatCTCACTATGGCCACGAACAGGGTTGCAGTCAAGGGGACGGCCACCAACGCACAACACACAAACCTGACGGACGGATGGGGACACAGTCAGACATCCCAAATCACTTTCTTGGACTTTGgattgagttttttttttttttactatctgGGGATGTTAGTTAGATCCTCAGAATTAAATCATTTTTGTAAGTATTCCATCTACACAGATTCAATATGGTTGGGGTCAGAGTTATGACATACAGGCAGGTGACAACAGTGTCATAACTACACATGAGGATCCAAAGGCTCAGATCAGCTTGGCATGGTTGACAAATAACCAggccccctctctcccacagaagaggggaggggggatgtgCCGCTTTTTTGACACCTCACATTTTAAGCAGCAGAACTCTCTCTGTACCCAGAAAAGTGGAGAAAAGtaatctattttgtgatgtcatattttttttaatacataTGGTATAACGAAAATACTGTAACTTGAAATGTATACACTTTGTATTTGTCAGGTTTTCATCTTAAATGTTGTGGTGGTGAGCCATGAACAATTATGAAAATATTTTTGTTAAGATAGGAATGCAGTTTTTGTTTTCTAACGAGATCATAGTTTTGATGATACTTTGCACCAGTAAGTAGCCTAGCCACCAAGGGAGCTCAGAGATCGTGTCAGGATGATGGAATTTCCCTTTTACCAGAGTGCATAAAGGCTTGGAAGAGAAATTAACATCAGACCAGAAAGACGTGAGACCGCGGTCCACACGTTTGAAATGGTTAGAAATTAACCTCAACACGAGATTAAGAAGATCAACTCACAGGACACTGCCGGTCTGCAGCTGTGCATGTAAAGTGGTTAAATTCTGACTATTAACATGAGCTAAGAACAAGTTCTGAACAAAGACACCACCGATGACCGGACAACTAAAATTAAGGACATTGAgacctctggtggacaatcagagccttataAGTGAGCTGAGTGAATACAGAGACAAGTAACCCCTTTCAAGAAAGGTTGGTTTCACCAGAGCAAGATGACAAACGACGGCATTCACACATAAATACATTAATGATTTCTTATTCCAAACGGGCGGTGGCTCAAGGTATTAGGATGACTTTGagggtagtctctctctctctctctctctctctctctctctctctctctctctctctctctctctctctctctctctctctctctctctctctctctctctctctctctctctctctctctctctctctctctctctctctctctctctctctctctctctctctctctctctctctctctctctctctctctctctctctctctctctctctctctctctctctctctctctctctctctctctctctctctctctctctctctctctctctccctatgttttaacaagccgtcatatcttgtcagtccactagggacctTTGTCTCAtgtaagtgtgtatgtttattctgtattattatttagttagctagtaaataaatagtTAAACCAATTTGTGTGGTACGGCTGGGGTTTTTGCAGATCCAAGAAGTTTGCGATcgttcagattatgagactgaggtaatgattaataaatgactgttatcaatatGTAATTTATAGATTTTCTGGAGTTTAATGAGAGATGGTAACTCGTCAAACAACTTattccgtggtgccccaaatcctaatgagttcattgttacattattaatttaattgggtaacaattaaacatagttagtggattgaataaataacagtcatcagattaatgaaagtaaagtcacaacaacagacaggTCTGGAGCACCAGTATGAGTTAGACACAGGGCTCAGTGGCATGGTTAGGTGTCAGTGGTTAGGATGAACTGTACTCACAGGCAGGTGACAGCAGACAGGTCTGGAGCACCCGTATGAGTTAGACACAGAGCTCAGTGGCATGTTTAGGTGTCAGTGGTTAGGGTGAACTGTACTCACAGGCAGGTGACAGCAGACAGGTCTGGAGCACCAGTATGAGTTAGACACTGGGTCATGAACAGGCCCTGAGTGGACTGGGCCAGTAGGGTGGACGGTACTGGAGGGATCAGGGAGGTCCTGGCCTGCTGGAAGGTCTCTGGGGACAGTGCCAGTCATAATAACAACATAATTCATGCTTATAACTGTTTATAAATGCTTTATGGATAATTATAAATGTTATTCATGCTATTGCAGACAAAGCTACTGACCGTAAACAACTAGTGTCTGAACCTCTTCTTCCACACAGGAATCAGGAACACATATTCCAACAAAGTACTGGATTGGGTCCTGTGTCAGAACAACATTATAGTACCGTAATTCATTCATCTGaatgtacatactgtagttagAATCAAATAGAATACAATAACATATGATATCATTAAATACTACAGTAGAGAGTTGTAGCAGTGTgactatatatataaaaagaagGGTTTATTTCCTCACTTGTTTGAGGAAGACCTGGCAGTACTGTCCAGTAAAGGAGGGaccctggacagacagacactcctGGAGAGACCCAGGCCTGTTCACGTTGCCCCCCACCACATCACTACCCATCTTCCCAAAGGCATCATACACTAGATGGACACAAAACATACACATAATCAATGAGTGATTGCTACGCTAAGCTATGAGATatcttttgaaatgttttgaaaaTGGTGTTTTAAAAGTAATGCAGTCATGTCTCTGACAATACatgttgttttaaaactaatgcAGTCATGTCTCTGACAATACATGTTGTTATAGAAATAAATAACTATTAATTTAATGAACATTAAAAAAAGGTTTGCCCCAAAAATATTTGTTGTAAGTAACGAGACCCTGAGAATTACAGAGAAATCTGAGAAGGATCGTATTAAGCCCCCTGATAAACTTCAGACAAGTGAAAACATAGCAAATAGTCAGTCCTATCTTTcttcaattacattttattttaaatgtaacttttatttaagtcagttaagaacaaattgttatttacaatgacggcctaccaggaaatagtgggttaactgccttgttcaggggaagaacaacagatttttaccttgtcagctcagaatTTAATCCAGCAACctctcggttactggcccaggtgctctaaccactaggctacctgccgcctcttcactctaaccactaggctacctgccgcctcttcactctaaccactaggctacctgccgcc
The sequence above is a segment of the Oncorhynchus gorbuscha isolate QuinsamMale2020 ecotype Even-year linkage group LG16, OgorEven_v1.0, whole genome shotgun sequence genome. Coding sequences within it:
- the oacyl gene encoding O-acyltransferase like protein isoform X2 → MVLLWRACCLVHCLTLCSLAVYSMNVSEKCTQDTKTFLSELNKDLPSEYAALMYDAFGKMGSDVVGGNVNRPGSLQECLSVQGPSFTGQYCQVFLKQDPIQYFVGICVPDSCVEEEVQTLVVYETFQQARTSLIPPVPSTLLAQSTQGLFMTQCLTHTGAPDLSAVTCLFVCCALVAVPLTATLFVAIVRWQRNREVGPGVESSSLKTRDPNLYGTLLSNGTSSNNSCSGQLDSQMEHYTEEEVEEEEVKEGGSCMYSWLQAFSFQACSQEVLSTASPGGGYSSLNGIRIFSLLWIICGHTVQLSAWNNLDNEKRWKATVEKNPLHVFGFSGPVYLAVDTFLLLGGLLSARSLLGSIQRAEDKLSPGLVANFLFKRFKRVQPLHLFIVCLAIGLFSVVQRGAFWFIAEDEIINCKKYWWSNLLLVNNLFTITDICAPWTWYLSLDFQFYATTPLLIYLYRLNKGVLVGVASALLFLSSLTSAVLTALLHLPVHQPTTLKYENYFQYYYNKPYTRYGPYLIGILAGISMTTKKGHLLKHQWQAAVGWFCCLSVMAILVGLAYVLRDVPPQPSAPHALYQGIHRSLWALAVAWIILACEEGYGGFVDNLLSLNLWVPLSNISFACYLIHPVLIILYNGKQETPIHYTDMNFFYLFLGHMILTVVIGYVLTVLVEKPYLFLRGSKT
- the oacyl gene encoding O-acyltransferase like protein isoform X1 — protein: MVLLWRACCLVHCLTLCSLAVYSMNVSEKCTQDTKTFLSELNKDLPSEYAALMYDAFGKMGSDVVGGNVNRPGSLQECLSVQGPSFTGQYCQVFLKQDPIQYFVGICVPDSCVEEEVQTLVVYETFQQARTSLIPPVPSTLLAQSTQGLFMTQCLTHTGAPDLSAVTCLFVCCALVAVPLTATLFVAIVRWQRNREVGPGVESSSLKTRDPNLYGTLLSNGTSSNNSCSGQLDSQMEHYTEEEVEEEEVKEGGSKKSCMYSWLQAFSFQACSQEVLSTASPGGGYSSLNGIRIFSLLWIICGHTVQLSAWNNLDNEKRWKATVEKNPLHVFGFSGPVYLAVDTFLLLGGLLSARSLLGSIQRAEDKLSPGLVANFLFKRFKRVQPLHLFIVCLAIGLFSVVQRGAFWFIAEDEIINCKKYWWSNLLLVNNLFTITDICAPWTWYLSLDFQFYATTPLLIYLYRLNKGVLVGVASALLFLSSLTSAVLTALLHLPVHQPTTLKYENYFQYYYNKPYTRYGPYLIGILAGISMTTKKGHLLKHQWQAAVGWFCCLSVMAILVGLAYVLRDVPPQPSAPHALYQGIHRSLWALAVAWIILACEEGYGGFVDNLLSLNLWVPLSNISFACYLIHPVLIILYNGKQETPIHYTDMNFFYLFLGHMILTVVIGYVLTVLVEKPYLFLRGSKT